Proteins encoded by one window of Tissierella sp.:
- the pxpB gene encoding 5-oxoprolinase subunit PxpB yields MYESTKYIPAGDRAVIVEFGNGISPEINTKVRNMVKSIDNIGMEGIIGILPTYRSVQIIYDPMVLKYSELINAIKEMEEDIANYSSTDIRIIEIPTIYGGKYGPDIEFVAKYNNLSVEDVIKIHSSTDYLVYMLGFTPGFGYLGGMSERIETPRLEVPRVNIAAGSVGIAGKQTGIYPIDSPGGWQLIGWSPLSLYNPTENPPVLLKAGDYVRFVPIGEVEYLRSIKDGEVYDKD; encoded by the coding sequence ATGTATGAAAGTACAAAATATATTCCTGCAGGTGATAGGGCTGTAATAGTTGAATTTGGTAATGGTATTAGCCCAGAGATTAATACTAAGGTTCGTAACATGGTTAAGTCTATTGATAATATTGGTATGGAGGGTATAATAGGGATACTTCCTACCTATCGGTCAGTTCAGATAATCTATGACCCTATGGTATTGAAATACAGTGAATTGATTAATGCTATTAAAGAGATGGAAGAAGATATAGCTAACTATAGCTCTACAGATATTAGGATTATAGAGATTCCAACTATTTATGGTGGGAAATATGGTCCAGATATTGAATTTGTAGCTAAATATAATAATCTTAGTGTGGAAGATGTAATAAAAATACACAGTTCAACAGATTATCTTGTTTATATGCTAGGCTTTACCCCAGGATTTGGATATTTAGGTGGTATGAGTGAAAGGATAGAGACTCCTAGACTTGAGGTACCAAGAGTTAATATAGCTGCTGGTTCTGTTGGTATAGCAGGAAAGCAAACTGGAATTTATCCAATAGATAGTCCTGGAGGGTGGCAGCTAATTGGGTGGAGTCCTCTTAGTCTATATAATCCTACAGAAAATCCTCCAGTATTGTTAAAGGCAGGGGATTATGTGAGATTTGTGCCTATTGGTGAGGTTGAATATTTGAGGAGTATTAAGGATGGTGAAGTCTATGACAAAGATTAG